A window of the Trueperaceae bacterium genome harbors these coding sequences:
- a CDS encoding ABC transporter ATP-binding protein: protein MTRAQPRDVAPPPPGATPHAPPALEVHDLTKTYRLGEQTITAVGGVSFAVEPGEFIALVGPSGSGKTSLLAMLAGLLRPSDGTVRIAGQAVADLNERALTRFRRRNIGFTFQSNNLLPYLTVLENVLLMLSLNGRTTPAARDWALELLEQLGLGDRLDNLPSQLSGGQQQRVSIARALIHRPALVLADEPTASLDTERAHQVVETFASLIHDERRAGIMVTHDLRMVRYVDRVVQMRDGVLERIVDDPADVAKLSEGAP from the coding sequence GTGACGCGCGCGCAGCCGCGCGACGTCGCGCCGCCGCCGCCCGGCGCGACTCCGCACGCCCCGCCCGCCCTCGAGGTGCACGACCTGACGAAGACGTACCGGCTCGGCGAGCAGACGATCACCGCGGTCGGGGGCGTGTCGTTCGCCGTGGAGCCCGGGGAGTTCATCGCGCTGGTGGGGCCGTCGGGGTCGGGCAAGACCAGCCTGTTGGCGATGCTGGCCGGCCTGCTGCGCCCGAGCGACGGGACCGTCCGGATCGCCGGGCAGGCGGTCGCGGACCTGAACGAGCGGGCGTTGACGCGGTTCCGCCGCCGGAACATCGGGTTCACCTTCCAATCGAACAACCTCCTGCCGTACCTGACGGTGCTCGAGAACGTGCTGCTGATGCTGTCGCTGAACGGCCGGACGACCCCCGCCGCGCGAGATTGGGCGCTGGAGCTGCTCGAGCAGTTGGGGCTCGGCGACCGGCTGGACAACCTCCCGTCGCAACTCTCGGGCGGTCAGCAGCAGCGCGTGTCGATCGCGCGGGCGTTGATCCACCGTCCCGCGCTGGTGCTGGCCGACGAACCGACCGCCAGCCTCGACACCGAACGGGCGCACCAGGTGGTGGAGACGTTCGCGTCGCTGATCCACGACGAGCGGCGGGCGGGGATCATGGTGACGCACGACCTGCGCATGGTGCGCTACGTCGACCGGGTGGTGCAGATGCGCGACGGCGTGCTGGAACGCATCGTCGACGACCCCGCGGACGTCGCGAAGCTCTCGGAGGGGGCCCCGTGA
- a CDS encoding ABC transporter permease → MTVRLAITLALKEMLRNTPRFASISAVIALITVLILFLAGLGEGLALGNRQFLERIDGDLLVYQETADLQIAASQFDGSVLASIRRVDGVADLGALAFSSTVVEPLGGDAAASLEGERVALIGVEPGRPGLPAVREGRAFTSLDANEVIFGARAALFTGAEVGDVVTVRSTQGAVDERYDLRVVGIAGGQQYQISASILTPLATFERVRPRADAGVDPTRLLFDVVAVRAADGVEPATLKARIEREVRGVEAVDLVTAYTNVPGYTAQESTVNTQTFFTLIIGVLVVGGFFQIQTLQKVPQIGMLKAIGAGGGLIAWSTVLQIVFTNLVGVALGALGTAALAASFPPQVPIEFRPTNVGTAVAGLLVIGPAGGLVALRAALRVEPLTALGLGK, encoded by the coding sequence TTGACCGTTCGTCTCGCCATCACGCTCGCCCTGAAGGAGATGCTCCGCAACACGCCGAGGTTCGCGTCGATCAGCGCCGTCATCGCCCTGATCACGGTCCTGATCCTGTTCCTCGCCGGCCTCGGGGAGGGCTTGGCGCTCGGCAACCGGCAGTTCCTGGAACGCATCGACGGCGACCTGCTGGTCTACCAGGAGACCGCCGACCTGCAGATCGCCGCCAGCCAGTTCGACGGGTCGGTCCTGGCCTCGATCCGGCGGGTGGACGGCGTCGCGGACCTCGGGGCGCTCGCGTTCTCCAGCACCGTCGTCGAGCCGCTGGGCGGGGACGCCGCCGCGTCGCTCGAGGGGGAGCGGGTGGCGTTGATCGGCGTGGAGCCGGGACGGCCCGGCCTGCCGGCGGTCCGGGAGGGGCGCGCGTTCACGTCGCTGGATGCGAACGAGGTGATCTTCGGGGCGCGCGCGGCGTTGTTCACCGGGGCGGAGGTCGGCGACGTGGTGACGGTCCGCTCGACGCAGGGCGCCGTCGACGAACGCTACGACCTGCGCGTCGTCGGGATCGCGGGCGGGCAGCAGTACCAGATCTCGGCGAGCATCCTCACGCCGCTCGCGACGTTCGAGCGGGTCCGTCCGAGGGCGGACGCCGGCGTCGACCCGACGCGTCTGTTGTTCGACGTCGTCGCGGTCCGCGCGGCGGACGGCGTCGAGCCCGCGACGTTGAAGGCCCGCATCGAGCGGGAGGTGCGCGGCGTCGAGGCGGTCGACCTGGTGACCGCCTACACGAACGTGCCGGGCTACACCGCGCAGGAGAGCACGGTGAACACGCAGACGTTCTTCACGTTGATCATCGGGGTGCTGGTGGTCGGCGGGTTCTTCCAGATCCAGACCCTGCAGAAGGTCCCGCAGATCGGCATGCTGAAGGCGATCGGCGCCGGCGGGGGCCTGATCGCGTGGTCGACGGTGCTGCAGATCGTGTTCACGAACCTCGTCGGGGTGGCGCTCGGGGCGCTCGGGACGGCGGCGTTGGCGGCGTCGTTCCCGCCGCAGGTCCCGATCGAGTTCCGCCCCACGAACGTCGGGACCGCCGTCGCGGGGCTGTTGGTGATCGGCCCCGCCGGGGGCTTGGTCGCCCTCCGGGCGGCGCTCCGCGTCGAGCCGCTCACCGCCTTGGGGTTGGGCAAGTGA
- a CDS encoding NAD(P)H-dependent oxidoreductase codes for MPPRVLLLVAHPNPDSFNHALARAATEALEAGGVRVDLHDLHREGFDPRLGARELVEGSSDDPQVEAHVRALVAADAWVVVHPVWFDQPPAILSGWVQRVVREGDAFEHAPEGGFRGLLRAREACVVTTQNAPYEAPDALDRYWRSFVLPAVGIERHERLAFGPVVTSDLATRRAWLETLAAACDALAGRLVART; via the coding sequence ATGCCGCCGCGGGTGCTGCTGCTGGTCGCGCACCCGAACCCGGACAGCTTCAATCACGCGTTGGCGCGCGCCGCGACCGAAGCGCTCGAGGCGGGCGGCGTCCGCGTGGATCTGCACGACCTGCACCGCGAGGGCTTCGACCCGCGCCTCGGCGCGCGCGAGCTCGTCGAGGGCTCCAGCGACGACCCGCAGGTCGAGGCGCACGTGCGCGCCCTCGTCGCGGCGGACGCGTGGGTCGTGGTGCACCCCGTCTGGTTCGACCAGCCTCCGGCGATCCTGAGCGGGTGGGTGCAGCGCGTCGTCCGGGAGGGCGACGCCTTCGAGCACGCGCCCGAGGGGGGGTTCCGCGGGCTGTTGCGGGCCCGCGAGGCGTGCGTCGTGACGACGCAGAACGCGCCGTACGAGGCGCCCGACGCGCTCGACCGGTACTGGCGGTCGTTCGTGCTGCCCGCCGTCGGCATCGAGCGGCACGAACGCCTGGCGTTCGGACCGGTCGTGACGAGCGACCTCGCGACCCGGCGCGCGTGGCTGGAGACGCTCGCCGCGGCGTGCGACGCCCTGGCCGGCCGCCTCGTCGCCCGGACCTGA
- a CDS encoding universal stress protein has protein sequence MADPVLVPLDGSPLAERVLPHVLAVTRGTTPHLDLARVLVPPTLAGDPTPTDPIAWRLARDEATAYLDGVRHALAPNGDAHAGLHDVTAHVLEGDPAGSLLAFARERGTALVALSSHGRSGLAGWNLGGVGHKVADHARSHLLVVRAFDDAPVRDADGRVRTARYRLEPYVLAADVYGWPPHVGRGGWSWYTGSAGWAYRLAVEGILGLHREGDALRVAPHLPPAWPEAEVAYRFGATTYRLSYRRGAPDAPLHVTCDGRACPDARVPLRNDGAPHAVHARVPAVGTSAPGGADRGAGG, from the coding sequence GTGGCCGATCCCGTCCTCGTCCCGCTCGACGGGTCCCCGCTCGCCGAACGGGTCCTCCCGCACGTCCTCGCCGTCACGCGCGGCACGACCCCCCACCTCGACCTCGCCCGCGTCCTGGTGCCCCCCACCCTGGCCGGCGACCCGACCCCGACCGACCCTATCGCGTGGCGCCTCGCCCGCGACGAAGCGACGGCGTACCTCGACGGCGTCCGCCACGCCCTCGCCCCGAACGGCGACGCGCACGCCGGCCTCCACGACGTCACCGCCCACGTCCTCGAGGGCGACCCCGCCGGCAGCCTGCTCGCGTTCGCCCGCGAGCGCGGCACCGCGCTGGTGGCGCTCTCCAGCCACGGTCGCAGCGGCCTCGCCGGCTGGAACCTCGGAGGCGTGGGGCACAAGGTCGCCGACCACGCCCGCAGTCACCTCCTCGTCGTCCGCGCCTTCGACGACGCCCCGGTCCGTGACGCCGACGGCCGCGTCCGTACCGCGCGCTACCGGCTCGAGCCGTACGTCCTCGCGGCGGACGTGTACGGTTGGCCGCCGCACGTCGGCCGGGGCGGCTGGAGTTGGTACACCGGGTCCGCCGGCTGGGCCTACCGCCTCGCGGTGGAGGGGATCCTCGGGCTGCACCGCGAGGGCGACGCCCTGCGCGTCGCGCCGCACCTCCCGCCCGCCTGGCCGGAGGCGGAGGTGGCGTACCGGTTCGGGGCGACGACCTACCGGCTGTCCTACCGGCGTGGGGCGCCGGACGCCCCCCTGCACGTGACGTGCGACGGGCGCGCGTGCCCGGACGCGCGGGTGCCGCTCCGCAACGACGGCGCTCCGCACGCGGTGCACGCGCGCGTTCCGGCGGTGGGGACGTCCGCCCCTGGCGGGGCGGACCGGGGCGCGGGAGGGTGA
- a CDS encoding DUF302 domain-containing protein, whose product MQTFARTVPTDLTATKAHLADALQAQGFGILTEVDLAATFDAKLGEAHEGHTILGVCNPRLAKDALEVDRDVALLLPCTATLRSVDGGTEVRILSPASAFELLDADVRERLAGLGDDATRRLEGALDALEGDAAA is encoded by the coding sequence ATGCAGACGTTCGCCCGGACCGTCCCCACCGACCTGACCGCCACGAAGGCGCACCTCGCCGACGCGCTGCAGGCGCAGGGCTTCGGCATCCTGACCGAGGTCGATCTGGCCGCCACCTTCGACGCGAAGCTCGGCGAAGCGCACGAGGGCCACACGATCCTCGGGGTGTGCAACCCGCGCTTGGCGAAGGACGCCCTCGAGGTCGACCGCGACGTCGCCCTGCTGCTGCCCTGCACCGCGACGCTCCGCAGCGTCGACGGTGGCACCGAGGTCCGCATCCTGTCCCCCGCGTCCGCCTTCGAGCTGCTCGACGCCGACGTCCGCGAACGCCTCGCCGGCCTCGGCGACGACGCGACCCGCCGGCTCGAGGGTGCGCTCGACGCCCTCGAGGGGGACGCCGCCGCCTGA